The DNA sequence CAAGGTTGGCGCTGAGGATGCTCCGCACCACACGCGGATCGAGCAGCCGATGCGACCCGTGGCGGTATCCGGCAGAGCGGCGGCTGTCGCTTCTCCGGCCCGCAAATTGATGAACAGCGTCAGCCGCGCCCTCAATGCCCAGCCGGCCGCCACACCGGCGCATGGCGACTGGCAGGAGTTCTGAGAAAGCCGATCTGCGTTTCTCGTGAGACCCGCTATCCGTAAAACGCCGCCTTCGGGCGGCGTTTGTTTTTTGCGCCGATGAAAACGTTTATTTTGCAGTGCATTGGAAAAATGTCAGTTAGGTCCTATTATCATGCGTGCATATAAACCGAGCCGTTCAACCGAAGCGGCGGCGCGCATAGGATCAGGGCCAGGTGTTATCTAAAGGCGTAGACAGCTTGGACCGCACGGAGGACAATCCGGTGCACTGCATGCCGGGATTGACCGCTGGTCTTTCGGGGCGCCTGCTGTTGCTCACGGTCATTTTCGTGATGATCGCCGAAGTACTGATCTTTGTGCCTTCCGTCGCCAATATGCGTCTGTCATGGCTGCGTGACCGCCTGAACACGGCGGCTGCCGCCGGCGCGGTGATTGACGGCTTGCAGGCTGAATTGCCACGAAGCGTGCAGAACGACACGCTGATGGCAACCGGGGCAAAGCTTATTGCGCTGCGCAAGGACGGCACGTCGCGCCTGCTCGCGGTGGCGGAAACGCCACCCGGGGTGGACGAGCAATATGATCTTTCCGATGTTTCACAGCTGGCGGCGGTTCGGGATGCGTTTTCCACATTGCTGTTCGGCGGCAACCGCATCATCCGCGTTTTCGATGTCGTCGGCGACAGTGACACCATCATCGAGCTGGTGCTCGGCGAAAACAAGCTGCGGGCAGCCATGCTCGCTTATGCGCGCAATGTGTTCCTGATCTCTATCGTCCTGTCACTCATCACCGCCGGCCTCATCTTTATCTCCATCAACCGCATCATGATCCGGCCCATACGCCGGTTGACGCTTGGCATGCAGCATTTCTCGGAAGATCCCGGCAATCCGGAGCGCATCTTCGTGCCCGAGGAAGGGACCGATGAACTGGCGGTTGCGGGGCGTCACCTCGCCGACATGCAGACGGAACTGCAAAAAACGCTCAGGCAACAGAAGAACCTCGTTGATCTCGGCCTCGCCGTTTCGAAGATCAACCACGACATGCGCAACATCCTCTCATCCGCGCAGCTCATGTCGGACCGGCTGGTGGATGCCAAGGATCCGATGGTCCGCAGTTTCGCTCCGAAACTGCTGCGCACCATCGACCGCGCCGTGGCCTATACGGGTGAAGTTCTGGCCTATGGGCAGGCAACGGAGGGCGCCCCAAAACGCAAGACGGTCCATTTAAGCCTTCTGGTTCGGGATGTGCGCGATATTCTGGCGCTTGAGCCGGAAAGCGGCATCGAGTTTCATGACAGCGTGCCCAGCGATCTGACCGTTGACGCGGATGCCGAGCAGCTGTTCCGGGTGATCCACAATCTCTGTCGCAACGCCGTTCAGGCCCTGCAATCGGATGCGACAAATACCGTGCCGCGACATCTGTCCATTGCTGCTCAAAGGGCCGGCAGCGTCGTCAGCATCGTCATCGACGACAACGGGCCGGGAATGCCGCGTAAAGCAAAGGAGAACCTGTTTTCCGCTTTCCGCGGATCGGCCCGCTCCGGCGGCACGGGCCTCGGCCTCGTCATCGCCCGCGAACTGGTGCTTGCCCATGGCGGCACCATAGCACTTGTCGAGAAGCCCGGCCCAGGCACGCAGTTCCGCATTGAGATCACTGACCGCGCCGCCACTGTGCAGGCGGCCAGAACCGCCTGAAAATTCCCTGAGCCAACGGCCCTCAGTCATCGGCGCGCCCGCTGGAAAAAGGGCAGTGTGCACCGCTTCGAAAACGGCCTCTATGGAATTTCTTTTGTAATCAATGAGATAAATGAATTGCTGCGGAAAAATGACAATTTCGAAACGAAATCGCTTGCAATCGGAATGAGGACGTTTTAGAGGATCGCCACGCCACCGGAAACGACCGGAACGGCACGCACCCGTAGCTCAGCTGGATAGAGCACCAGACTACGAATCTGGGGGTCAGGAGTTCGAATCTCTTCGGGTGCGCCATTTCTCTTCCCATAAAACTTTAGATAAGACCCAAGTCAATCGTTGCTGTGGCGCAGCCTCATCCGCATAGTTTGGCTCCGCATGAGCGCTGCCATTCTTGCATCGGCGACGAGGCTCTGCGCGCCCAACAAACTTCGAATCACTCGAAGTCTCTGGGTCACCAGATGGCCCAGAGTAAAAGTCATGTTGGAAGCGGACACGTTTGCGGGTTCGATTTCGAGACATCACGACTGCGCCGCCTCTGCAATTGAGGTGCGGCATGGCAGCGGCGAGATTTTAGCCAAAATGAGGTCGCTTGTGATTCCCGCCATGGCTTTAGGAGCTGAGTGCTCCAAGGCGGTTTTAAGCCGAGAAATGCCAGCTTCGCATATTTGGGAATAAACCCCTACATATTAGTGGTTTTGGTGAAAGCCCGTATTACAACGCTTGGCGGTGAGCCGGGTTTGCCTGGCTTTTTGATGTCACCGAACTTTCCGCAAACCTTCGTCATATTGTCATACAATATAAGCATATGCGCTCCAGAAAAGGAGCGCAGAATGACGCCACAATCACTTGAGCTTTCAGGAATCGGCAAAGGCTTCGGGGCTGACGATGTTCTGAAAGAGATCGATCTCTCCATCCGTCCCGGGGAATTTTTGTCCCTCGTCGGCATGTCTGGCTGCGGCAAGTCCACGCTGCTGCGCATCATTGCCGGGCTGGAGACGCCGGATCGCGGTTCGGTATCGATCGGCGGGCAGGACGTGACGGAGATTGATCCGAGCGACCGCAATCTGGCGATGGTTTTTCAGTCCTACGCGCTTTACCCCCATATGAATGTCCGCCAGAACATCGCGACGCCGCTGCGTATGCGGCGTTTGCCGTTTGCCGCGCGTCTGCCGCTGATCGGACGCATGATGGCGCCGGCCGAAACATTGCGCGATATCGACGCCGCCGTCGAACAGGCGGCCGAGACCCTGCAGATCGCGCATCTGCTGGACCGCAAACCGGCGCAGCTTTCCGGTGGTCAGCGCCAGCGTGTTGCGCTCGCCCGGGCGCTGGTGCGCTCGCCTGCCGCATTCCTGATGGACGAGCCGCTTTCCAACCTTGATGCCAAGCTTCGCGCCCATATGCGCGAGGAGCTGGCCGGGCTGCATCGGCGGCTGGGTGCAACCTTCATCTACGTCACCCACGACCAGATCGAAGCCATGACCATGTCCGACCGCCTCGCCTTGATGTCGGAAGGCCGGATCGAGCAGCTCGGTACGCCGGATGAGCTTTACCGGAAGCCTGCAACGCTGACCGTCGCTCGCTTTATCGGCACGCCGTCGATCAATCTGCTGCCGGTCGAAATCGATACGCTCGGCAAGATCACCGCTTTCGGTCGTGATCTGGGCATCGACACGGCAGTTCGCGACGCTGGCCCCGCGACCCTCGGTCTGCGCGCCGAAGATCTGCGTCCGGGTGCCGAAGGTTTTGCCGTGCGCGTGGTCCGCAGCGAAACCCACGGGGCGGATCGCTTCGTCAGCTGCCGTCTTCTCAGCGACGAGACGGTCGCCATCACCCTGCGTCAGGGTGCGGGCGAGGCACTGGAGGCCGATGCGCATGGCGTGCTGAACCTCGGTTTTACCCCGGAAAGCGCTCATCTTTTTGCCGCCGATGGCCTGCGCCGCAAGACGACGGTGCGTGAACGGGTGCCGGCATGACGGTTGTTGATGCTTCCATGACCGCGCGTGCCAAATCCCGTCCACGCCTGTCCAAGGCGGACCGGCGGATGATCTGGCGCGGCCTGATGTTTGCCGCCCCTGCAAGCCTGCTGCTTCTAGCCATCTATGTTGTTCCGATGCTGGTTCTCGCCGGGTTTTCCGTCACGGATTACCAGCTCGGCGCGCTCTCCACGCGCTTCGTCGGCCTCGGCAACTTCGTAAAAGCATTTCAGGACCCGGTTTTCCTGCGTGCGTTGACGAATACCGCCATCTACGCGGTCATCGTCATCCCCTTCGGCGTGTTTCTGGCGCTTGGCGTGGCCCTGCTCGTCTATAATCGCAAGCGCAGCCGTGCCTTCTGGGAAGTCGCCTATTTTCTTCCCGTCACCGCAACCCTCGTCGCCATGGCGACCGTGTGGCAATTCCTGCTGCACCCTTCGCTCGGCCCGGTGAATGCCGCGATCAAATGGCTGGGTTTCGAACCCGTCGCCTTCCTTTCCAATCCCGTCCTCCTCATTCCCACCATGGCGCTGATCGGCATCTGGCAGGTTCTGGGCTTCAACGTGGTGCTGTTCCTTGCCGGCCTTACCGCCATTTCGAAGGATCTGCATGAGGCGGCGCGGCTAGACGGTGCAAAGAACCCCATAGACCGGTTCCTGACGGTGACATGGCCAATGCTTGGGCCGACGACCATGTTCGTGGTGGTCACCACCTCCATCTCGGCCTTCAAGGTATTCGAGACGGTCGCCGTGCTGACCAAGGGCCGCTTCGGTTCGGAAACCCTGCTGTTCGATCTTTATCTTGAGGGTTTCGAATATTCCAACACCGGTTATGCGGCGGCGCTGACCATTATCTTCCTCGCAATCGTGCTGGTCCTGTCGATAGGCCAGACGCTGCATATGGACCGGAAGGTGCATTACTGATGGGCGCTCTCCGCAAATATTTCCCGCATCTGGTCCTGGCGCTCGGCGCATTCGTGATGCTCCTGCCGTTTTACTGGATGATGCTGACGTCGATCCGCTCACCGGCGGAAATATTCAACGTCTCGCTCTGGCCGATCCCGGAAAAATTCGACGCGGTGGAAAACTATGCCCGGGCTGCGGGACAGGTGCCGATGGCGCGCTTCATGCTGAACGGCGTCATCGTCTGCGTCGGCATCCTCATTGTTCAGGTGCTGACCTCGGTTCCGGCGGCCTATGCACTGGCGAAGCTCAGGTTTCCGGGCCGCAAGCTGCTCCTGGGTCTCGTCATCGCGGCGCTCTGCGTGCCCATTCAGGCGCTGGCGCTGCCGCTTTTCGTCGGGCTGGCGAAAACGCAGCTCCTCAACACCTATTTCGCAATGATGATGCCGTTCTTCCTCTCGGTCTTCGCAATCTTCCTGTTCAACCAGTCCTTCCGCAGCTACCCGGATGAAATCATCGAGGCGGCACGCATGGATGGTTTTTCGGAAATGGAAATTTGCTGGGGGCTCGTCCTGCGCGGCTCGCTGCCTTCGCTCGCCGCTTTCTCGGTCTTCTCGCTCGTCGCCCACTGGAACGACCTTTATTGGCCGATGATCGTGGTTTCCGACACCAATCTCGCCCCGCCGCCGCTCGGCATGATGTTCTTTGCCGACGTCGAATCCGGCGCCAATTACGGTGCGCTTATGGCGGGCGCCACACTGATTACCGCGCCGATGGTGCTGTGCTTCCTCCTCGCACGGCGGCACTTCATCGCCGGTATTACCATGACCGGCGTCAAGTGACGCCGTTCACACTCCTCCTCCCAACCTCTCTGGAGACTGATATGAAACTCAACCGACGCGCTGTGGTGAGCGGTCTGGCACTCGGCATGGCTTTTGCAGGCCTTGCACAGCCGGCTCTGGCCAATGAAATCACGCTGAACGTTCTCTACAACCTGCCGGGCTTCACCAAGTTCCATCAGCCGTTGGCCGATGAATTCATGAAGAAGAACCCGGATGTGAAGATCAACTTCCTTGCCCCGGCCGCCGGTTACAACGAAGGCCAGCAGCAGGTTCTGCGCTCTGCCGTCACTGGCAATCTGCCCGATGTTTATTTCTCGGGTTACAACCTGACGGCGGAACTGGTGCACACGCTCGCACCGCGCAACCAGATCACCGATCTCGGCCCGTTCATCCAGGCTGAAGGCGGTCAGGCCTTCCTCGACAAGAACTACAGCCCGAAGATGGCCGCTCTCGGCCAGATCGACGGCAAGCAATACGGCCTGCCGGTCAACGCGTCTTCGCCGATCATCTACATCAACGCCGACCTCGTCACCAAGGCTGGCGGCGACCCGGACAAGATGCCGACGACCTTCCCGGAACTCATCGCTCTCGCCAAGAAGATCAAGGCTCTCGATGCCAAGTTTGCCGGCATGAGCTACGACATCAACGGCTGGCCGGATGACTGGTTGTGGCAGGCGCTGGTCTTCGAACAGGGTGGTAAGCTCGTTGACGAAAAGACCAAGACCGTTGCCTTCGACAATGAGATCGGTCTCAACGCCCTGAAGATGGCCCGCCAGTTCGTCACCGAAGGTGGCCAGAACCTGCTCGACTGGGACCAGTCGCGCCAGCAGTTCGGTGCAGGCCTCACCGGCTTCATCTTCTCGACCCCGGCCCATGTTCAGACGATCCAGGGTCTGGTTGGCGACCGCTTCAAGCTGAAGACGGCGACCTTCCCGCTCGACAACAAGGAAAAGGGCGGCGTGCCGACCGGCGGCAACTCTGCCGTTATCCTGACGCAGGAAAAAGCCAAGCAGGATGCTGCCTGGAAATACCTGAAGTGGATCACCGGTCCGGAAGCGCAGAACACCATCGTTCGCATCACCGGTTACCTGCCGACCAACAAGCTGGCAACCGGTCCGGACTTCCTCGCTCCCTATTATGTCGAGAACCCGAATGTGAAGACCGCTTCGCTGCAGGCCGACCGTTCGCTGCCTTGGGCCGGTTATCCGGGTGGTGATTCCGTCCGCATCTGGCGCACACAGCGCGACATCATCGGCACCGTCATGCGCGGTGAGGTGACGCCGGAAGCCGGTCTCAAGCAAGTTGTCGAACAGACCAACGCCCTGCTGAAATAAGCAGATCCCCTGAAAGAGGCTGCGGGGAAATCCGTTCCCGCAGCCATTTTGTGCAGAAAGACCTGTTATGAAGATCATCCAGATCACCGACACCCATCTCGTACCGCCCGGCATCGCTGTAAACGGCGTCGATCCGGAAAAGCAG is a window from the Agrobacterium tumefaciens genome containing:
- a CDS encoding sensor histidine kinase, encoding MPGLTAGLSGRLLLLTVIFVMIAEVLIFVPSVANMRLSWLRDRLNTAAAAGAVIDGLQAELPRSVQNDTLMATGAKLIALRKDGTSRLLAVAETPPGVDEQYDLSDVSQLAAVRDAFSTLLFGGNRIIRVFDVVGDSDTIIELVLGENKLRAAMLAYARNVFLISIVLSLITAGLIFISINRIMIRPIRRLTLGMQHFSEDPGNPERIFVPEEGTDELAVAGRHLADMQTELQKTLRQQKNLVDLGLAVSKINHDMRNILSSAQLMSDRLVDAKDPMVRSFAPKLLRTIDRAVAYTGEVLAYGQATEGAPKRKTVHLSLLVRDVRDILALEPESGIEFHDSVPSDLTVDADAEQLFRVIHNLCRNAVQALQSDATNTVPRHLSIAAQRAGSVVSIVIDDNGPGMPRKAKENLFSAFRGSARSGGTGLGLVIARELVLAHGGTIALVEKPGPGTQFRIEITDRAATVQAARTA
- a CDS encoding ABC transporter ATP-binding protein, whose protein sequence is MTPQSLELSGIGKGFGADDVLKEIDLSIRPGEFLSLVGMSGCGKSTLLRIIAGLETPDRGSVSIGGQDVTEIDPSDRNLAMVFQSYALYPHMNVRQNIATPLRMRRLPFAARLPLIGRMMAPAETLRDIDAAVEQAAETLQIAHLLDRKPAQLSGGQRQRVALARALVRSPAAFLMDEPLSNLDAKLRAHMREELAGLHRRLGATFIYVTHDQIEAMTMSDRLALMSEGRIEQLGTPDELYRKPATLTVARFIGTPSINLLPVEIDTLGKITAFGRDLGIDTAVRDAGPATLGLRAEDLRPGAEGFAVRVVRSETHGADRFVSCRLLSDETVAITLRQGAGEALEADAHGVLNLGFTPESAHLFAADGLRRKTTVRERVPA
- a CDS encoding carbohydrate ABC transporter permease, encoding MTVVDASMTARAKSRPRLSKADRRMIWRGLMFAAPASLLLLAIYVVPMLVLAGFSVTDYQLGALSTRFVGLGNFVKAFQDPVFLRALTNTAIYAVIVIPFGVFLALGVALLVYNRKRSRAFWEVAYFLPVTATLVAMATVWQFLLHPSLGPVNAAIKWLGFEPVAFLSNPVLLIPTMALIGIWQVLGFNVVLFLAGLTAISKDLHEAARLDGAKNPIDRFLTVTWPMLGPTTMFVVVTTSISAFKVFETVAVLTKGRFGSETLLFDLYLEGFEYSNTGYAAALTIIFLAIVLVLSIGQTLHMDRKVHY
- a CDS encoding carbohydrate ABC transporter permease, translated to MGALRKYFPHLVLALGAFVMLLPFYWMMLTSIRSPAEIFNVSLWPIPEKFDAVENYARAAGQVPMARFMLNGVIVCVGILIVQVLTSVPAAYALAKLRFPGRKLLLGLVIAALCVPIQALALPLFVGLAKTQLLNTYFAMMMPFFLSVFAIFLFNQSFRSYPDEIIEAARMDGFSEMEICWGLVLRGSLPSLAAFSVFSLVAHWNDLYWPMIVVSDTNLAPPPLGMMFFADVESGANYGALMAGATLITAPMVLCFLLARRHFIAGITMTGVK
- a CDS encoding ABC transporter substrate-binding protein; the encoded protein is MKLNRRAVVSGLALGMAFAGLAQPALANEITLNVLYNLPGFTKFHQPLADEFMKKNPDVKINFLAPAAGYNEGQQQVLRSAVTGNLPDVYFSGYNLTAELVHTLAPRNQITDLGPFIQAEGGQAFLDKNYSPKMAALGQIDGKQYGLPVNASSPIIYINADLVTKAGGDPDKMPTTFPELIALAKKIKALDAKFAGMSYDINGWPDDWLWQALVFEQGGKLVDEKTKTVAFDNEIGLNALKMARQFVTEGGQNLLDWDQSRQQFGAGLTGFIFSTPAHVQTIQGLVGDRFKLKTATFPLDNKEKGGVPTGGNSAVILTQEKAKQDAAWKYLKWITGPEAQNTIVRITGYLPTNKLATGPDFLAPYYVENPNVKTASLQADRSLPWAGYPGGDSVRIWRTQRDIIGTVMRGEVTPEAGLKQVVEQTNALLK